TCTGTCCGGTATCGAGGTGCTGGTGCTGGACGAGGCCGATCGCATGCTGGACATGGGCTTCATCCACGACATTCGCCGGGTGTTGAAGCTGCTGCCCGCGCAGCGCCAGAACCTGCTGTTCTCCGCCACCTTCTCCGGCGAAATCCGCAAGCTCGCCCAGGGACTGCTGGACAACCCGGCTTCAGTGGACGTGGCGCCGCGTAACACTACCGCCGAGCGCATCGAACAGGTCGTGCATCCGGTGGACAAGGGGCGCAAGCGCGAGCTGCTTTCCTACCTGATCGGCTCCGGCAACTGGCAGCAGGTACTGGTGTTCACCCGCACCAAGCATGGCGCCAACCGTCTGGCCCAGCAGCTGGAGCGTGACGGGCTTACCGCCGCGGCGATCCACGGCAACAAGAGCCAGGGGGCGCGCACCAAGGCGCTGGCGGACTTCAAGCGCGGCGCCGTACGGGTGCTGGTGGCCACCGATATCGCCGCCCGCGGCCTGGATATCGAGCAGCTGCCCCACGTGGTCAACTTCGAGCTGCCCAATGTGCCGGAAGACTATGTGCACCGCATCGGCCGCACCGGGCGTGCCGGCGCCGAGGGCGAGGCCATGTCGCTGGTGAGCGCCGATGAGGCCAAGTTGCTGCAGGGGATTCAGCGCCTGCTGAAGAAGGATATTCCCAGCGTGGTGGTGCCGGGCTACGAGCCCATGGAAAAGCTCGATGTGCGGCCCGCGCGTCAGGAACCGAGCCGCCGCGGGCCCAAGCCGGGCGCCCGGCGTCGGAGCCGGCCGCACCGTTCGGCGGCCACGGCCTAAGCCTGCCGGCGTTCTCCACGGCGGGGTCGGGGTTTGAGCGGCCGCAATGGCCAGGAACCCTCGATTCCGCCTGGGGTGGCGCCGGGGCCAGGGTGGGTATGCCCTCTTTGGACAAAAGAGGGCGCGCTGCGAGGCGCGCAAGGGGGAGGCAGGAGGAGATCGTCAGCAAAGGCTGGTCGGATTCCTGCCCCGTCCCTGGGGAGAAATCCAGTCGCGGGCTTCCTGCCCTGGGTGCCAGTCCTGGCGGCGCGCTTCCTTTTCACTTCCCGGTGAACGCCTATTCCAACGAGAATGAGTATAGGCAGCCGGACTTTGCCTTGTCTGTAAGAAAACGCTGATTCTTCCATATATAAAAATCCGCTTTTGCGACAATTGCTTGGGCGTTCCGGGCAAGGCAGAATGTCGCCCCCGCATTAGTTTCAGAATTTGAGAACTCCATCACATGAATATTGCCAAAGATCGGGTCATTCAATTCCATTACACGCTGAAGGATGAAGCCGGCGCCGAGCTGGAAAGCTCCCGCCAGGGGGAACCCATGGCCTATCTCCACGGCCATGGGGGCATCATTCCGGGGCTGGAAGAGGCACTGGAGGGCAAGGGCGCGGGCGAGAGCCTGAGCGTCACCGTACCGCCGGAGAAGGGGTACGGCCCGCGCCGGGATGACATGGTGCAGCGGGTCCCGCTAAAGCATCTGCAGGGGGCGAAGCGCTGGCGCGTGGGGATGATCGCCAGTGTGCAGACCGAGCGCGGGCCGCGCCAGGTGGTCATCGTCAAGCTGGGCCGCTTCAATGCCGATGTGGATTTCAACCACCCTATGGCGGGCCGGACGCTGACCTTCGAGCTGGATATTCTGGACGTGCGCGAGGCGAGCACGGAAGAGCTCGCCCACGGTCATGCGCATGGCGTGGGCGGTCACCAGCACTGAGTTCTCGCCGGCTTTCGTTTCGGGGCGCAGGCTCAGACTCGGCCGGCTTCCAGGTTGCCGAAGCGGAACAGGCGGGCGATGAGCACCTCGGGGAATTGTGTCCGGCGGGTGTCGTAGCGCTCCTGGGCGTTGAAGTAACCTGCCCGCATGGCCGCCACTTCCTGCTCCAGCCTGCTCAGTGAGCGCATCAAGCGGCGCAGGCCCTCGTCGGCCTTGAGTTCCGGGTAGCGCTCCACCAGTGCCATCAGGTGGCGCTTGACGGCGTGTTCCGTGCTTAACACCGCCTCGCTCTCGGCTTCGCTGAAGTGGGCCTGGTCCAGCTGCCCGCGCAACTTGACCAGCTGAGTCTGCAGGCCCCGTTCATGGTCCATGTAGCCGCGCACCGCCGCCTGCAGGTTGGGGATCAGGTCGAAGCGTTTGCGCAGGGCGACCTCGATATTGCCCCAGGTGGCGCGAATGCGTTGGCGAAGGAAGATCAGATCGTTGTACATCAGGGCGGCCAGCACCAGCACCGCGTAGAGCAACGGCACGGCGGCGCAGAGCAGCCAGGGCAGTGCGCCGAAGGCGCCCAGGCCGCCGGCCAGTCCCAGGGCCAGGGATGCGCCGCCGCTCATGCCCAGCACCAGCAGCAGAAAGCCCAGTCGGGCCTTGCGCAGCATCACCTCCCGTTCGCTGTAGTTGCTCAGCAGGTAGGGGCTGTCGGCCTCGCCCTCGGCGAGCTCCAGGGCGTCATCCGCCTCACTGAGCCGCGCGTTGCCCAGCGCATAGAGCCAGTCGCCGGGCTCCAGCCGGGTCTCGAAGTAGCGCAGGCGCCCCTGGCGCCGTTTGTCGCGGTGGCGGCTGATGATCTCGGCGCCGTCGGGGTCCACCCGCAGGCGCTCGTCCCGGTCCGTGAGCATGAACGGCATGCGCTGGGCGCGTTTCTCGATGGTCACCCAGCGCTGGTTCTTGCCACTGCCGCGGCGCTCCTGCACCCGGTATTCATAGCTCACGCAAGGCCGTCCGGTGAGTGGCCCCGCGAGGGCCTGCTCGCCGTCGGGGGCGCGTACCGTGCCCTGCACTTCGGTCAGCCCGTAGCTCACACCCTGCAGTGGCGTGAAGGGCAGGTTCTCGATCAGGCGCTTGAGGCGTACATGGCGAAAGCCCCAGCCGCCCAGCAGCGCCGCCCCCAGCAGGCCGCCCAACCCCAACAGCAGACCCTGCCAGTGGGCGAGACGGGTGGGCTGGAACTGCGCCTCCAGGCGCTGGAGCTCCGACCGCTCCCGCGGGTGCAGGGGCCGCGGCTCGGGCAGTTCCGCGGGCAGGAACCAGGCTTCCGGCCAGCGCTCGGCCAGTTGTTGGCTGCGCAGGCTGGCGCGGTGCAGGTACAGGCGCATGCGGTCCACGCGGTAGCGATCGTACTCCGGCAAGGCTGCCTGGCGCGGCTGCTCGTCGGCCAGTGCCTGCCAGTCGCCATTCCAGTAGAGATTGTGTTGCTGGAATAGCTGGCCCACCAACTGCTCGCCCACAGCATCCAGGCGTTGCTGGTAGGCCAGCGCATCCTGCGCATCCTGACGCGCGGTGCGCAGCCCCAGTGAGACGATCAGAGTGATCAGCACGCTGGCGGTGACGCCCAGCAGCAGTGCGGTCTGGTGCACCCGCAGGGCGAAACACAGCAGCATGGCCGCCAGGCTCAGGCCGCTCATACCGGCGAGCATCAGCAGCAGGCTGTGGAAGGCATGCCGGCGGCGGGTCTCCGTTTCCGTGCGATCGGAGAGCGTGGGCTGGTAGCTGCCGGGAGCCGTGAAGCCCAGCTCCAGGCTGCCGTCCGTAGCCACGCGGGCATAGCCGAGTACGTGAACGCGGTCGCCGGGTTCTATTCGGTATTCTCGGTATCGCCGGTTGCCGCGGATGGTTTCGTGATCGGCGGCCAGGTCGGCACGCAGGTTCCCGGGTTGCACGCGTATCTCGCCGGTGCCGTCTTCCAGGGTGAAGGGCACCGCCTGCTGCTGGTCTCGTACCGTGACCCAGCGGGTGTTGCCCTCGGCATCCCGCTCCCGTCGCTCTACCGTATAGCGGTAATAGAGGCTTCGAGTGCCGGTGTCCGGGGCGTTCAGTGTGCGCCGGTACACGCGTGCGTAGCCGGCGCCGTTCAATTCGCCGGGCAGGGCGGCGGCCAGTTCGGCTCGGGGAATGAGCTCCATCTGGCGGAACACCTTGAGAGTGTCGAAGCCCTGCTGCAGAGCCCAGGCGCCCAGCAGGGCACTGACGGCGGCAAGGAAAAGCCAGAGCAGGCTCAGGACGGCGGCGCGAAGCATGGGGGTACCACGTTGTTATTGGTCTGGTGGCTGGGATGCTAGCGGCTTGGGAGGCGGGGGGAAAGAGGAAGACGGCCCCAGGGCAAGGCGTGTGACGCTGGCGCCGGCTCCGGGGTGGGTACGGCCTGGGGCGGTCCACGATTCGGCCCGGCTACGCCCGCCGCCACAGATGCTCAGGCGCGTATCTTCATGCTGTCCGGATCGGCAAAGCAGTTGGTGGCTTCCCGCTAACCGCTCGGGATCAGCCGCGCGCTTTAGCGCGTCGGCTGCATCCCGTTCTCGGGCTCTTCGAACTGCAGTTGCTCGACGCCGTCCAGGTTCACTCTCAACCGCGCAGCCCAGAGATCGTGCATGTCCTGCATGGCAAGCCAGCTTTCCGGGGAGCGGCCCACGGCCTTGGAAAGACGCAACGCCATCTCGGGGCTAACCGCGCTCCGGCCCTGGAGGACCCGCGCAACGGTAGAGGGCGAAACCTTGAGCTTCGCCGCCAGGTGCCGCGCGCTCAGTCCGAACGGCTCGAGGTAGACCTCGCGGATGAACTCGCCCGGATGCGGTGGATTGTGCATAGCCATCAGTGATAGTCCTCGTAATCCAAAACGTAGGCGTTGCCATCACGAAACTCGAACGTCAAACGCCAGTTCCCGCTTACCCAGACCGACCAGCGTGCGCTGGCGCTGCCCTTCAATGGGTGCAGACGGAAGCCGGGGATGTCCATGTCGTCCACGCTAGCGGCAGTGTCGAGGGCCGCCAACTGCATCCGTAGCCGCTTGGCGTGCTGCGCTTGGATCCCGGCAAGGCTTCCGGACTGGTAGAAGCGCCGTAGTCCCTTGTGTCGGAACGACTTGATCATGCGGGGAGTGTAGCGCGTTGCGCACTACGCTACAAATGCCCAACGGCGGCTTGACTGATTGGTTTGGGGGGGCTTGGTTTATCAGTCTTCCTGCTTGGCGTCGTGGGCTGTGAGGCGCTTCATGAACATGCGTCCTAAAGCTGCTGTGGTTGCGCAGACCGCGACCAGCCAGTATTTCAACGCTAGCACCCCTGTGAGGTGGTCTCCCAATGGTGGGGCGTAAAACAGCATGGCCCAGGCGGGGGCGGATAGGGCGAGAGCACCTCCGTACGCTGCTACTCGCCTCAAATGTGCTTTGCGTTCAGCCTCGGTTGAATCCATCAGTTGATCGTCCAATGACCTTCGGTGAATTCGAGGCCTAACCCGCGATGAACCCATTAAAACGTGGTGTCATCTACCCCGACCCGGCTGCGGAAGCGGAACCCGAGCATCCTTCGGACATTGAGCCCCATCAGGTTGATCAGCCTGGCTCTCATGGAAAGCGATATCTGCATCATCCAGCACGAGTCCGGCTTGCGCCGGCACATATAGCAGCGACGCCGTAAGCCATTCGGCCTCGTCGGAGTAGCCGTTCACCGTCAGGCAATGGCCTCGCGCGGTTCTTGCTTCATGGTGACTGTCAACGCGCGCGAACCAGTTGGGGAACGCGAACATGCCGAGCATCTGCTCCTTTGTCTCGTCCGAAGCCGCGCGGTAGTTGGCGATCAACCGTGGAGACAGGTAGTCCGGATCAACGAGTTGGCGAGGAGCATTGCGCGCGGTGATCTGATAGGACTCGTAGCGTTGCCATGCCTCTGCGGCACTCGCCAATTTTGTCATCAGCAGGGCACAGAGCAGTGGGGTCGCCGTGAGGAGGAATTTCTTCATTTTCACACCGCAGGGCTGATCGGTCGAATGATGAACATGTGCATCCTGTTCCTGACGTCTGATCGGGGCGTGGGAGGAAGAACAGCGCCCTGAGGCGCCGTTCTTGTTCCAGGTCCGAGGGGAATCCTCGATTCCGCCCGCGGATGTATCGCGTATACGCGGAGCTTCTGCGCGTATCAGGCCTCCCGCGCCCGGGACTCCACGCGGCCGAGGCGGCCGGCTCGGTCTGCGCGGTTCACGGCGCTCGTGAGCGCCTGCAGGGACGCGGTGAGGATGTTTCCGTCTCGGCCCATGCCGAACAAGCTGAAGCCGTCACCGGTCTGCACTTCCACGTAGGCCACGGCCTGGGCCTTCGCGCCCCGGCCCACCGCGTGCTCGCGGTAGTCGGCCACCTCCAGCTCCAGACCGAGACCATCGCGCAGGGCGTTGACGAAGGCCTCCAGCGGCCCGTTGCCCCGGGCGCTGATCAGGTGCTCTTCGCCCTGGAAGCGCACCCGGGCGCTGAGGCGGTCCCGCCGGTCGGCCTCGGTGGCTTCACGGTAATCGAGCAACACCAGGGGTTCGGCGTTCTCCAGGTACTCCCGCCGACAGGCCTGCCAGATCTCCTCGGCGGTGAGTTCCCGCCCGCTGCGGTCGGTCACCGCCTGCACCACCTGGCTGAACTCGATCTGCATGCGCCTGGGCATCTCCAGGCCGTGGTCTCGTTCCAGCACATACGCGATGCCGCCCTTGCCGGATTGGCTGTTGATGCGGATCACCGCCTCGTAGCTGCGGCCCAGATCCTGCGGGTCGATGGGCAGGTAGGGCACCTCCCAGTAGCCGTCGGGCGCCTGGGCGCGGGCCTTGAAGCCCTTGTTGATGGCGTCCTGGTGGGAGCCGGAGAAGGCGGTGAACACCAGCTCCCCGGCGTAAGGGTGGCGCGGGTGCACCGGCAACTGGTTGCAGTACTCGGCGCAGCGGATCACCGGGTTGATGTCGGAGAAATCCAGCTCCGGGTCCACGCCCTGGGTGTGCAGGTTCATCGCCAGGGTGACGATGTCCACATTGCCGGTGCGCTCGCCGTTGCCGAACAGGGTGCCTTCCACCCGGTCCGCGCCGGCCATCACCGCCAGCTCCGCGGCGGCCACGCCAGTGCCCCTGTCATTGTGCGGGTGCACGCTGAGTACGATGCTCTCGCGGTTCGCCACATGGCGGCCGAACCACTCGATCTGGTCGGCATAGACGTTGGGGGTGGCCATTTCCACCGTGGCCGGCAGGTTGATGATGCTGGGCCGTTCCGGCGTGGGTTGCCAGATGGCGTTCACCGCGTCGACGATCTCCACGGCGAAATCCAGCTCGGTGCCGGTGAAGCTCTCGGGAGAGTACTGGAACACCCAGTCGGTATCGGGCTGGGCCGCGGCTTCCTCGGCGACCAGGCGCGCGCCTTCCTCGGCGATCCGCACGATTCCCGCCCGGTCCAGGCCGAACACCACCCGGCGCTGCACCGTGGAGGTGGAATTGTAGAGATGCATGATCACCCGGCGCGCCCCGCGCACGGCCTCGAAGCTGCGGCGGATCAGGTGCTCCCGGGACTGGGTGAGCACCTGGATGGTGACGTCCCGGGGGATGCGTTCCTGCTCGATGAGTTCGCGCACGAAGTCGTAGTCGGTCTGGGAGGCGGCGGGGAAGCCTACCTCGATTTCCTTGAAGCCGAGGCTCACCAGCATGTCGAACATGCGGTGCTTGCGCTCGGCGTTCATGGGTTCGATCAGGGCCTGGTTGCCGTCGCGCAGGTCCACGCTGCACCAGGTGGGGGCGCGGTCGATGACCCGGCTCGGCCACTGGCGATCGGGCAGGGCGACGGGGGCGTAGGGGCGGTATTTCTCGAAACTGCGGCGGCTCATGGCGCGCTCCTTGGTAGCTGCTGGTCAACCGAAAACGTGGAGACGTGGCTCGGTTACGGCCATCAGGCGGCCACTAGGCCCGATGACCGTGGGGCAGTCGCAGTAGAGAAAGCAGCAGCGCGCAGAAGATGTTGGCCTGGCGGCAGGCCGAGGCGAAACCGCCGTTCGAATGACGGACGAGGACGCTGGGGGAAAACGGGTGTGGCATCGAAGAAAACCTGCCTGACTACGAAAACGACTGAACGGAAATGCCCCGACGCTCCTTCAGGAGGCCGGGCTGCTCAGTCGTAGTAGTGCGCAGGTTCGAATAGGCATGGCCCAAACATACGCCGCCGCCGGGAAGCGGGTCAAGCCTGCCGGCGGCGGTTTGGGCTTTGCGTGCCACCCCGGGGGGGCGGCGCGGCGATCAGCCGCCGGTGGAGCTCTGCTGACGCTCCTGCTGAATGCTCTGGAAGATCCGCTGCATGGTCTGCTGCTGTTCGCGGATGTCGGCGATCAGCTGGTCGGTCTTCGGATCCAGTTTCTTCATGGCTTCCAGGGTGTCCTGCTGGAAGTCCCGGGCAGCCTGCTGCACCGCCTCGGTGGACAGGGCCTGCTGCTGGGCCTGCTGGAAGGCCTGCTGCTTGCTGCGGAACTCTTGCACCATTTCCTGCTGGGCTTCCTCGGCCAGTTCGCCGCTCTGCAGTTCCTCGACCATGGCATTGAGCTCGTCCCAGCGGGCGCGGGCATCGAAGCCGTTCTCTTCCATGGTGTCGGCGATCAGCTTCTGCAGCTCTTCCTGCTGCTGCAGCAGTACCTCACTGCCTTCCACCGCCTGCCGCTGGATCTGGCCCAGTTCCTGCTGCAGCTGCTGCAGCCTCTGACGAGCCTGCATGAATTCCTGCTCACGGGGGTCCGGCTGCTGCTGCTGTTGCGCGGCACCGGGCTGCGGGGCCTGGCCGCCCTGCTGGGCGAGGGCGGGCGCCGCGATGAGCGCCAGGGCGAGAATCAGGGTGCTAGCGATAACGCGTTGGGGCATCAGTCAACCTCTGCTTTGCATGTGGGGCTCAGTCTGCCAGCGTGGCCAGGGCCTAACAAGTTGTGTGCAAAGGGCGACAACACCCTTGAAGAGTTCTGACGCTGCCCCTAGTAAACTTTATAGCCTGAGTGGCTTCGCTGACGGAACGTCGGTTTTGATACCGCCTTCGCCGCGGAGTTCCACACAGGTGACAGACCAGCCTCCTCGCGGCGATGGAAACATCTCCCCGAGTACCATCAGTAAGCGTCGCGGACACTGCTGATGGGCGCTGGTCTTTTTCGTGGGTGAGTGTCGGTGGCTTGTTATCATGGCGGCTTCCCAGTTTCGCCGGAGCCCCCATGGCCGCCCTGTCCGCGACAACGCACGACCCCGATGACCTGATCCGCCTGTTCGCCGCCTGCTTCGAGCACAGCCACAATACCGTGCTGCTGCGTGGCGGGGGCGAGCCCTTGTATCTGCCGGCCGACCACGATCATCCGCGCCATCGGGTGATCTTCGCCCACGGGTTCTATGCCAGCGCCTTGCACGAGACGGCCCACTGGTGCATTGCCGGGGCAGATCGCCGGACGCGGGTGGATTACGGTTACTGGTACGCGCCGGACGGGCGAGACGCCGAGCAGCAGGCGCTGTTCGAGCAGGTGGAGGCCCGGCCCCAGGCGCTGGAATGGGCGTTTTCCATTGCCGCCGGCTTTCGGTTCCGGGTGAGCGTGGACAATCTGGACGGCGCGCCGGTGGATCGGGAGGCCTTCGCCCGGCGGGTGCACGAGGCCTTGACGGCATATGCGCAGCGGGACTTCCCGCCCCGGGCGCAGTGTTTCATCGAGGCGCTGGAGGGGTTTTATGGTCGGCGGTTTTCTTTGCCGGCACTTTGAAGGCGATTCAGGAGCGGCTCATGGCCGCGATTGCTCAGCCCTCACCCCGGCATATTGCTGACAAGCAGATACGCGGTATACGCCACGTAAATCCCCACCAGGGCTCCCCCTTCCACCCGGTTGACCCGCCCGGGTCCGCGGATGCCGTAGGCCATCACGAACAGCAGCAGGGTCAGCGCGCCCATCACCGGCAGGTCTCGGCTCAACAGTTCCGGCGGCAGGGCCGTGGGCTGGACCATGATCGCCAGACCCACCACCAGCAGGGTGTTGAAGAAGTTCGAGCCGATGATGTTGCCCAGGGCGATGTCGTGTTCCTGCTTGCGCACCGCGCTCAGGGTCGAGGCCAGTTCCGGCAGGCTGGTGCCGACGGCGATCACCGTGAGGCCGATGACCAGATCACTCACCCCCAGCCACTGGGCGATGTTCACCGCCCCCCAGACCAATACCCGGGAGCTGGCGATCAACAGCACCAGCCCCAGCA
This DNA window, taken from Alkalilimnicola sp. S0819, encodes the following:
- a CDS encoding FKBP-type peptidyl-prolyl cis-trans isomerase, with the protein product MNIAKDRVIQFHYTLKDEAGAELESSRQGEPMAYLHGHGGIIPGLEEALEGKGAGESLSVTVPPEKGYGPRRDDMVQRVPLKHLQGAKRWRVGMIASVQTERGPRQVVIVKLGRFNADVDFNHPMAGRTLTFELDILDVREASTEELAHGHAHGVGGHQH
- a CDS encoding LemA family protein, yielding MLRAAVLSLLWLFLAAVSALLGAWALQQGFDTLKVFRQMELIPRAELAAALPGELNGAGYARVYRRTLNAPDTGTRSLYYRYTVERRERDAEGNTRWVTVRDQQQAVPFTLEDGTGEIRVQPGNLRADLAADHETIRGNRRYREYRIEPGDRVHVLGYARVATDGSLELGFTAPGSYQPTLSDRTETETRRRHAFHSLLLMLAGMSGLSLAAMLLCFALRVHQTALLLGVTASVLITLIVSLGLRTARQDAQDALAYQQRLDAVGEQLVGQLFQQHNLYWNGDWQALADEQPRQAALPEYDRYRVDRMRLYLHRASLRSQQLAERWPEAWFLPAELPEPRPLHPRERSELQRLEAQFQPTRLAHWQGLLLGLGGLLGAALLGGWGFRHVRLKRLIENLPFTPLQGVSYGLTEVQGTVRAPDGEQALAGPLTGRPCVSYEYRVQERRGSGKNQRWVTIEKRAQRMPFMLTDRDERLRVDPDGAEIISRHRDKRRQGRLRYFETRLEPGDWLYALGNARLSEADDALELAEGEADSPYLLSNYSEREVMLRKARLGFLLLVLGMSGGASLALGLAGGLGAFGALPWLLCAAVPLLYAVLVLAALMYNDLIFLRQRIRATWGNIEVALRKRFDLIPNLQAAVRGYMDHERGLQTQLVKLRGQLDQAHFSEAESEAVLSTEHAVKRHLMALVERYPELKADEGLRRLMRSLSRLEQEVAAMRAGYFNAQERYDTRRTQFPEVLIARLFRFGNLEAGRV
- a CDS encoding elongation factor P hydroxylase, which translates into the protein MAALSATTHDPDDLIRLFAACFEHSHNTVLLRGGGEPLYLPADHDHPRHRVIFAHGFYASALHETAHWCIAGADRRTRVDYGYWYAPDGRDAEQQALFEQVEARPQALEWAFSIAAGFRFRVSVDNLDGAPVDREAFARRVHEALTAYAQRDFPPRAQCFIEALEGFYGRRFSLPAL
- a CDS encoding HigA family addiction module antitoxin, coding for MAMHNPPHPGEFIREVYLEPFGLSARHLAAKLKVSPSTVARVLQGRSAVSPEMALRLSKAVGRSPESWLAMQDMHDLWAARLRVNLDGVEQLQFEEPENGMQPTR
- the leuA gene encoding 2-isopropylmalate synthase, which produces MSRRSFEKYRPYAPVALPDRQWPSRVIDRAPTWCSVDLRDGNQALIEPMNAERKHRMFDMLVSLGFKEIEVGFPAASQTDYDFVRELIEQERIPRDVTIQVLTQSREHLIRRSFEAVRGARRVIMHLYNSTSTVQRRVVFGLDRAGIVRIAEEGARLVAEEAAAQPDTDWVFQYSPESFTGTELDFAVEIVDAVNAIWQPTPERPSIINLPATVEMATPNVYADQIEWFGRHVANRESIVLSVHPHNDRGTGVAAAELAVMAGADRVEGTLFGNGERTGNVDIVTLAMNLHTQGVDPELDFSDINPVIRCAEYCNQLPVHPRHPYAGELVFTAFSGSHQDAINKGFKARAQAPDGYWEVPYLPIDPQDLGRSYEAVIRINSQSGKGGIAYVLERDHGLEMPRRMQIEFSQVVQAVTDRSGRELTAEEIWQACRREYLENAEPLVLLDYREATEADRRDRLSARVRFQGEEHLISARGNGPLEAFVNALRDGLGLELEVADYREHAVGRGAKAQAVAYVEVQTGDGFSLFGMGRDGNILTASLQALTSAVNRADRAGRLGRVESRAREA
- a CDS encoding type II toxin-antitoxin system RelE/ParE family toxin encodes the protein MIKSFRHKGLRRFYQSGSLAGIQAQHAKRLRMQLAALDTAASVDDMDIPGFRLHPLKGSASARWSVWVSGNWRLTFEFRDGNAYVLDYEDYH
- a CDS encoding DEAD/DEAH box helicase, yielding MSFENLGLSAELLRAVSEQGYTTPTPIQAQAIPVVLQGRDLLAAAQTGTGKTAGFTLPLLQRLSERPSNRKSPRALVLTPTRELAAQVLESVRDYGKHLPVRATAVFGGVGINPQIQTLRRGVDILVATPGRLLDHAQQRTVDLSGIEVLVLDEADRMLDMGFIHDIRRVLKLLPAQRQNLLFSATFSGEIRKLAQGLLDNPASVDVAPRNTTAERIEQVVHPVDKGRKRELLSYLIGSGNWQQVLVFTRTKHGANRLAQQLERDGLTAAAIHGNKSQGARTKALADFKRGAVRVLVATDIAARGLDIEQLPHVVNFELPNVPEDYVHRIGRTGRAGAEGEAMSLVSADEAKLLQGIQRLLKKDIPSVVVPGYEPMEKLDVRPARQEPSRRGPKPGARRRSRPHRSAATA